ACAACACACCATTAATCACACGAAGATTAGAATCCAGGAGTAGAGGCTAAACAACCACGATATTGAGGCCATGGATCCGTATCAAACACTATAATTAATGACACAAGAGGATGGCGATGACACATACCAGGACAAATTGTTGACAGGTCATGTCTCTCTTCCAGTCCTTGGCCAATTCCCTAGGTTTTGTTTTAATCTCGATTGACGACCGCATGACCAGAAGTGGTTTGTTACTCTCCACTAACTAGAAATTAGTGAATGGCCGATGAACCACTCACTAATGGGCATTGTTGGGCCCGTCCTTATAGGATGGCTTTCCAGAGTAGTGTCGGCGCTACCGGAAGATAATGTTTTTCATgaaagggagaggaggaggggcagAGGGAGGGATAGAGAAGAGCAGAGTATGTGGCATGAGAGACATGATCTATAGAGTGAGAAGCACCATGTAGAATGGGCCTATTCGAGGTGGCACATCACACCAGCCGTGACGTGCCAGGAAGGCACATGAACTGATTGTCATGTGGACATGCCGAAGAATGTTAGGACACGTTAACACATAACTACCAAAATATTATCCACACAATATATCCAGATTCACACTTATTATGTCATGAAAAATATTTGGTAGGTAATAACGGGCACACCAGCAAGATAACTAAAACACGCCTTAAAAGGGTTCCAAACACAGAAGCAAAGTAGCATGGCTCAATGCAAAATAATGTAGCATATCATAATAGTAACCAAACATATAGAAGAAGATGGCAATGGTAGCCCTCTATGATACAAATGAAATTACATCCTCCGGAATCCGCTCATGGTCGTGGTCGGCATGGCACAAAGCATTCCGACATAGGGAGTGGACAAGTTTTGTCAAGGAGTGGGCGTACTGCATATTCCATTTGCTGGACAGCGCATCCGCATGTGCGGGATGAGTAGGGGGAGGGGGACAGGAACCTAATTCTTATCCCTTGCTTTTTTGCTATTTGGCCCCACCAATGtgtgtgtttttgtttttcaacGTTTTTCTTTTGTAAGCTTTCCATAATGTTGTAAGTTCAACATTACACAAAGTTTAAAATTTTGAAATTTCAAACTCGGAAGTTGAATTAGCAATTTTGAATGTTGAAATGACTCAAAAGTTTAAAATTCACAAAATTTTGGTAGTTTCAAATTTGGAAAGCTGAAAGTTTACGTAAGGTGGAAGTTCAAATTCTAGAAAGTTGAAACCTAGTTGTTATTTTCTGAAAGTTAGTAGTAGTGCATCTTTTTAAAATTGCAAGAAACGGATTGCTTCCTATAGTGGAAAGTACAAAAATAGAAAAATCACATTTTTCGAACAGTGAGTTGGGACCGTGCTAGTTGGGGCAGCGTGTTAGCCGAGCAGTGAGATTTGGGCAAGTTCACAAGGTTACCCAATCATAACAAAGATGCAAAGAACATTTTGATATTTTTTCCATAAGAAAGGTAATGGCTTGCCTGTAACAGAACAAAGTAATTGGGAGATGATCCTGATCGACCAATCCCTCGCATGCCGAGCGTTGGATCGTTATGAGATTTGCTCTTCACATCGCCCTTATCCATTCACACACTTCCTCAACGGCACGTTTTTTTCTCCCCACATCTTCTCTTTCCCATTGCTTGTTTCCCACCCCTCCAGTCGCCGTGGTTGGCGCGACCCTGAGCGTCACccatgctctctctctctctctctctctctctctctctctctctctctctctctctccgtgaGCGATACACTAGGTATTTTCCCACCTTAATCGCGAGCGGCGCGAAGGGATGACGAGGCAGATCAGACTGTTTACATGGTAAGCATCAGACTCCACATCGTTACAATAAGGCACCTACATCCATGCTTATTGGAAACTGCAGCCCATACGTTGGATTAAGTATTTTATAATAACCGGATGACAAAATGTCGTATGCATAGTACTTTCACGCCTTGACTGGTACTTCATCTGCACAGAAATACTTGTCGCTGGGCAAACCCAGTTCAAATTCTGTCACGTTGCAAAATTTTCTCACTTTCCAATTTTACCCTCCCACCTGATCTACTCGCTCGCTCTTCCTCCAGAATCCCCTTCCCTCGTtgtctctccctctcctcttcaTCGCCGAACTCTTCCTCTTCTTGTCGCCGGCCTCTTCTCTCCGTGGAGGGCCACTCCCTTTTCTCGTGGCCGTCTTTTCCATCTCCTCATCGCCGGGCTCTTCCTCTCCCCGTCGCCGGCCTCTTCCACTGTCCCTTTCTCCCCGCCACCCCGCCTTCACTCACACCCTGTAGGTCAAAAAAATGGATTCTTTTTGCGCCGGCGACGAGCTTCTCTGCGACAGAGGTGTGGATGTGTAGCGGCGCCAAAGCGCATCTGGGCTACAGGGGCGTGGATGTGGAGCGGCCCCCGAGCGGATCTGGAGCGGCGCTGGAGCAGCGGAGCGGCGGATCTGGTCGGAGCAGCAGAGCAACGGAGCGGCACCGAAGCCTCCACGTCATCGTCGTGCTCACGTCGTCATTGTCCTCACACCTCCACACATGGTACGGCCTCTCTCTTCTCCACGTGGAGTAGTTTAATTAACATTGCATGGCACCTTGTCCCTCGGATCACATTCCTCCGAACGAGACAACTAACGAATGACATAAACGGCCTGTTTATTTGAACCGAAGGGCGAGGGATGCATGCATAGACAGTTAATGAATAGACCGGAAGTTTTTCTCCAAAAAAGAAGACACGCACTTGCTAGTACTGTAGTGGTAAAGCAAACGGGTCAGCACGTCCTACACATGGGTACATATGAACCCGTTTTTTAAAAACTAGCAAAGCGGCCCGCTCGATGCGCGGGCTAGGATTTTATGAAGTGGAATGTTCAGAATATATTACTTGATTTATCAAAGGCAATCATAAACCAAATGCAGTGACAGTTTCAAATATAAGGATTAATTTTGCGAACATAGTTTCATCTTTGGTAAGTTTGGGTTTTTATTGGTACATAAATAGATGTGTTGTCTCGTAATTCTTTACTTGCTGATTATGCTTGCCGTACCAACTATAGTATTATGATTGAAAACATTCTTAAAATTacaattttatttttttgctgACATTTTTGTCATGTTGGTTAGTTTTTTCTGTAAACAGAAATTCAATAGTTATGATTTGTTTTCGTGTAGTCATAGGTTGAGTTTCTACCGGCATACAAAGTTGGCATGTTCATTTAGTAATCTTGTATTGAAATTAATTTAATttatgtatatagtatatacatTTCCATGAAAACTTTGTTGGTTGGTATTTGGTTCCATAGACGTGGACCTGTTAGAACCAAGGGAGGCTTATATGTTGAATTTATATAGTTTGCTAGACATACCAACTCTTTTTCTTATATAATTTTTTATCAAATTTTCTTACATATTTTTCAGCAGTATCAAGGGTAGACACTGAGAGTGCAAACTTTTTTCTTATTACTAAACCTTGATATATTTGGCATAATGTGTACTGATAGTACCAAGGTGCATTTACAAAAAGTCATTTGTTTGATGGATCCCATCAGTATGATTCTTCACTTTCCCATTCTATAGTCTGGTTGACTTCTTGGTTGTTCTTTCCCTTACTCCTACTTTCACATAGTGAGAATGTTCGTTGTCCCCGATCCCATTCGCCTTTCCTAATTCTCTCTGCTCACTGAATAATTGATGCTACCGGATAGCTCCCGTCAACTTACTTTCTTGATTCACTGCATTGAGGTTGGTTGTCTCGTAGAACCAAATATAGACTTCAAATTAACATAATATAACAATGTCCCAATGCTCTCACAATTGGTTTGTATTTTTTTGCAATATTTCACAAAGAAAAATTAATATATAATAGAAGAATATGAGAAATAGGTATGATTGCATTGTACATATGCAATATGAAAATGTCTTGACGCTCTCAGTATTTGTTTCCATTAAATAATAATCTTGTAGAATAAAGAATCACATAAAATAGATTGTTGATGTTTGGTAGTAATGATGTATTTCCACCTGTTGATGTATGTTTGAAATACTTTGGCACGGTAGTACATCATATTCTACCTGCCATATCAAGTCGGATTTTATTGGAAATTTTGAAGTGAACTAATTATATATATAGTCTTGACCACATCATCCTCATTGCTACCTTCATTATTTACCATTATCTGGCCTATAGCTATTCATGTGTGAAAAAACAGGTAGATATAGTCCTACCTTGTTTATAGATTGACCCTGGCTTTTGTTGATAGTCATAGCAAAGCAAACTAATATATGATATTGTCTCCTTTTTACAAAAAATGGCAATGTTTGATTTAGTCGGTGAGGTGACTATTTTTGCAACATAGACTTTCTCCCACATGAGTTTCAGTTATTATCTGTGTGCTTCGATGAATCTTCTTCCAAGTTAAAAATATTCATCCTTGTACCATTGCATAACCGAGCACTTTGGTTGATATACAATGTTGAATGACACTGGGTGGAGGAAGTTCAACCGAAGTGTTGTTTGCTAGAGGAAGATGATGTACGTGTTGTTTTCTAAAATCTTGCACAATTGAAAGAGAGGATTTTTGCACAATGGAGAGATATTTTTTTGGAGAGATCGAACCCCATATATTGTTAGTGACTGTTTGGATTTGTTTGGAGAGATTACGTCTATGTTTATCGGTGAGAATTTGTATTTGTATGGAGAGATTGTTGTAGAAGTTGTACTCTATAATATTGCACGATGGAAAGAGAGGTTTCTTGGATGCCGAGGGATTTTATATATATCTATCGAACATGAGATTTGGTTGTGTAGAGAGATAATCTTTTTGGAGTGATCGAATCTCTATATATTACCGATGAGAGTTTGGATTGGTTTCGAGAGATAGCACCTATGTTTATCGGCGAGAATCTATTCCAGGGATTGCATCTATGTATGCGGTAGTATAGCCTTCTCAGCTCTAGCTCATATGAGCTCGAGTGAACAGTACAataaaaaacttgaaaatttTCTGAAATCTTTGGTTCACCTGAACTGTTGTTTGTCAGAGGAAGATGACGTAGAAGTTGTACTCGGTGTGTTTTTTGAAAGTATTTTGAGAGTTTGGCCATGTTTGGTTGCCGAGAGATATTTCTGTTTGGAGAATCAAATCCTTGCATATTATCGGTCAGTGTTTGGATGTGTTGGGACAGATTGCATCTATGTACAGAATAGTGTGTTTTCTCAAAGTATTTTGAGAGTTGGCCATGTTTGGTTGCCGAGAGATCTTACACTGTATGTGTAATTTTTTTTACTTTGGATGGGCCAATGGCTTGTGGGATGTTACAACATGTACATCTTTGTTCTCTTTGGGAATAGCCTAATCGCTCGGTTTTTCGGATGGTCTGGTTGCTCTTTATTTTACCGGTCATGTTTTTGTTGTGGGATCGCTCAAATTTGTTCGGCAAGATTGCATCAATGTACAGGATAGTGTGTGTTTTTGGAAGCATCTGGAGTGTTTGGCCATGTTTGCTTGCCGAGAAATTTTACCCTGTACGCGTCTGTTTTTTTTATTTTGGATGTTCCAATTGCTTGTGTGATGGTACAACCTGTATgtcaattttttattttttgggaTGGCTAATCGCTCAGTTTCTTTATAGCCTGGTCGTTGAGTTTTTTCATGATCTGATCGCTCATTATTTTATCGCTCAGTTTTTACTAGTACACCTAAGTTTTTACTTTTTGAGATGGCCTGATCGGTCATTTTTTTGGAATAGTTTTGTCACTTTGTTTTTTGTTGCGATGGTCTGATCACTCACACCTATGTTTTCATTTTTTGGATGACCTAATCGCTCAATTTTTTTATGGGATAGTCTGGTCGCTTAGAGTTTTTTTTGGATGGTCTGTTTGCTCATTTTTGTATCGCTCAATTTTTACATGTAGGCCtaaattttatttttttgggATGTCCTAATCGCTCAGTTTTTTTTgggggttgggggggggggggggggggagtggtcCGATCCATTTTCTTTTCTTGCTCAGGTTTTTTTTTCATGCGTGGGATGGTCCAACCTTTTGTGAACGTGACAGGTTGCTTTTCCTTTTCTCATGTTACGGTCCCACCTGTTACGTATATCCAACGGTTATACTTTTTTGATTGGAAATAGGCAAATCGAATTAAAGGTCGGATGTTCCTAATTATTGTGGGATTTTCTAAACTAATTATCTTTATTCTGGTGATCCCTTCAAGTAGTTTTTATAAATAATAGATAGATGTACTTTTAACGCGTTTTGTAATGTTCAAAAATTCTAAACAAAATTTTGTGCATACATGTTCGCAAAAGTATGTCTACGGCACAAAGTTTTGTAAAAAACGGTATTTTTATTTTGTCTCCGTAAAAAGGACAAATTTTAGTGCTCCTGAATAGCGTTTCGCGGCATAatattttgtcttttttgcacaggCTACAAAAAAGTTGTTTTTCCGTGAAACTTTCTGCACACACATAGAATATGGAGATGTCCGCGCACAtcttttttcagatttttttgacatttcaaaATGTGTTTTCTAAAATGGGTTCATATATATCCGGGTTCATCCATGCACTTCCCTAAAGCAAACAATCTACTAATAGATCACGAGGAGACTCGTGTGCTGGTGTTCCCGTGCACGCGGTACGTGCGCTTGGCGAACAAAAACAAATAAATAAGTAACAGTATGAAGTACATACCTAACGCGCATGCGTCGCACCCCGATGTATGTCTATACCCGGCGTGCCTCCGCGGAATGTTGCCCGGCTGCTTAGCATCAAGATCAAATCTCAAGCGATTAGGCAAGCCAAGAATACATACGCATCAGGCAATTCATTAAGGACAACTGTAGATTAGGATCACCAGAAGGATCATTAGTGCTAAATCATTAGTGGATGGTTAATTACTTCCAAATAAGGGAGGCGGCTAGCTAGAGGATGGAGAGCTAGGTAGGAGGATCCACGCACGATGCAGGATCCAGCAAGGGAGAGGAGGCGACTCACCAGGTGGTTCTCGGAGACAGGCGGGGGCACCCGCGTCGTCGGGAGCGCATGTACCGCGACGTGGACCTCTCGGGACTCCAACCTCACTCTGTTGGCGGCCGGTGCAGGGGCGGGGATGGCCTGGCGGCGTCTCTTGCGCTTGGGTTTCACCAGCGCCGGCGCCGTCGCCGCCTGGAGGGCAAGCACCACGCACGGGCGCCCCTCCCAGGGCTGCACCTTGCCTTTTCCTTTGTCGTCGTCGGCGGCGGGTGCCTTCCCTTTCCCATCGTCAGCAGCAGGGGCGGGGGCCGGCGCGGCGACGGGGTGCTCCTGGGCGTCGTCCGCAGAGGGCACGGCGTTGACAACGACGGCGTCGGCCATTAGGTCGATGGTTCTTCGGTGATGCGTGGGAGGAGAGAAGCGCGAGGAGGCAGCCGGAGGAGAAGCGATTGACGGAGGATCGAAAGAAACGGGCAAAGGAAACGAGGCTCGCGCGGCATTTATTGCTCGGCATTAATACCGTATATTTTGCAGAAACGCGGCGAGGTCGGGGCATTGCGCGCCAGAGTACGTATTAATTTGCTACATCTAATTACTAGCCTGGCCTATAAATGCATTATCAAACATAGACCTATATATTAACTGCACGCCAGGGAAAAAATGGCAAAAAATATAGAGTATATCGTTCTATCATAGCCCTGTATTAATAGCTACGAAAAAAGAAATTTATACTTACCGAAATAATCATCTTCACTCCTACTTTGGACTAGATTTAACACTATACTTTCTACCTTGATATGGTCTTAGTCAGCCGGCAACCGTCAGAGCAATTGGTTATACGTCAATGGAAAAAATAGCGTGATACAAGATTTAGCGCCGCCCTTCTCGAAATACTATACAACTTATAGCGTGCTATATTCAAAGATAGCGTtttgcataaaaatgtcaaatATATCACAAAATTCAAGGCTTCCATAATTTGTCAGGAAAGGGACACTCCAAATTAAGCAAAAAAAAAGCATACAAGAGCTAGGCTCAGGGCATGTATACTCCTAATTTGTAAGGAAAGGGAACGCTCCTAATTAAACTGACAAGCATCGGTGGTTAACTTGCCAGCGCCGGCGGCGTGGTTCACATTGGCAATGTCTTGCTGGATATGGAGGCATTATTCTTGATCTGGTTTGAGATCAAGGGTTTCCTAGGTGGTTCTCTAATAATAACAACATGGTATTCTTAGGATTTTAAAACTACTGGAAAAGGAACTATAAGTATCGTCACATTAGTGGCGGGCGTAGTCTATGCCCCAGCACTGACATTTCGTCCTATGAGCAGTGGCGAGTAGAAAAATGTACCTGCCACTAAAATTTATAAACCAGTGGTGAACGGGAGTTGCCACCCACCACTGGTTCTTTGATCCCAGGTTAGCCGTTTGGCAACATTTCTAGTGTCGGGCAACAAAACATTGCCCACAACAAGTAGTAATCGTCAGTGGCGCGTACTTCTTTCCGTCCGCCACTGAAACACACAGTTAATTTGTTTAATTTCCTGCTTTGTTTTTAGATTTTAGCGTGGCCTTTTTATGACCTTTTTACTGTATAAAATTTGTTTTGAGTACTAATTCTTTATTTGAAATATTTGAGACCTTTTATTATAGCTTACATGTTTTCCTTTCTAATAGGTCCAGTTTTGGACGTATCCATGTTGGACTCAACATGCATGTGTCAATGATGGGAGTTCTTGTACGTTCTGTATATTTTACATAACCTTCTGATCTTTTAATCTCAGCCGTTAGAATTAGAATCAACGGGGTAATCATTTTAATAATAAAATAGATTAGTACATTGACTGAATATATATTAAGAAAATATTGTTAGTTAAAAAGAGAAAAATATGGTACAACATATCCCGAAAGGCTTGTAGTTTTGCTTGGTGTACCATATATAAAAATTTGCAGTATGGTTTGATTATCGTATAAAAATGAAGCAAGAAAACGATTGCGTTAACGCGCAATGGCTTTTGCGCTAGTGAAAATAGAGATATGCTAGAAAATATCACATAAAACCAAAACATGAGGAAATTCATTTTCTTGAAGTTTATTATAGCAGATCATAGTCACTAGATGTTCAGCATTCTATCAAAGACTATATATAACCATACATTCTTAATCAAATGGATTTTATAACACACTTATTACTCAAGCGCTGCCCCATTATTTTATTCCACTATTATCATTCCCGCTATCAACCGAGGAATGGTCGATTTCCAGAAAACGCTCTAGGGATGAACGTAGTCGCGTGAGTGACGACGTAGCTGCGGGGTTGGTAGTTGCCTGTGCAATCGGTTCCTGTGGGTGCTACTCTACTTATCATGAATTGCAATAACCTTCTGCACTTGTAGGCCATCAATATCCCACCGATCAGAAAGGAGGCAGGAATAGTTAGTTGGACCATGTGCCCTTTCAAAGATTGTAAGAGGATGCAATTGCAAGGATAGACAAATAGACTTCATGTCGGGTTCCATTATGGTCTGTACCCGAGGATGTATTTACTCACACACGAACATGGTGGCAGGAAGGTTGATGTAGATGGTCACCGTGATGAATTCCACTATGGCAGAGTACTGCAAAATCTCTCTAAATTGGATCATGGCAAAATAGAGAGGTGCAACAATGGAAATAATCATCGATAATTAGTTGAGGAGTTTTCAGGAGGTTTTAAAGGTGTCGACTGAGAGAGGCGGGTGAGGCGCCTCTGTGGGCCGACGCGCGGTCCTCTTGTGCCCCAGCCCTAGTCTGCATGGTTCCAAAGAATGGCCCTCAGCTTGCTCCGGTTCATATGTTTTAAATCCTCTATTGTGTTTTAGATTATTCCACATGTGCATGTAGATGGTGCTAGTTCGATTCTAAAAATAATGCAGGCTTGGGTTTTAAACCAACTTGAGGCCACAAAATTTTAAAAGATATATATGACCGACAAAAACATAGTCAAGTGAGCAATGCAAAAGATTGAGAGGAAAAACCCTTGTAGATACCTCATACAATATGGAACTCTACTCCGAATTACATACACTTAAAATAAACACTAATACCATCTGACACCTTTATGAAGATATCTCTGAAACAACACACACCTTAGAACTCTATGCAAGAAATTTGAAGATACTAAACTAAATG
This sequence is a window from Aegilops tauschii subsp. strangulata cultivar AL8/78 chromosome 7, Aet v6.0, whole genome shotgun sequence. Protein-coding genes within it:
- the LOC120968439 gene encoding uncharacterized protein gives rise to the protein MADAVVVNAVPSADDAQEHPVAAPAPAPAADDGKGKAPAADDDKGKGKVQPWEGRPCVVLALQAATAPALVKPKRKRRRQAIPAPAPAANRVRLESREVHVAVHALPTTRVPPPVSENHLPGNIPRRHAGYRHTSGCDACALEQAHGGRHYIKPRGRPRPRRAPRCELEFGRW